In Candidatus Eisenbacteria bacterium, the following are encoded in one genomic region:
- a CDS encoding methylated-DNA--[protein]-cysteine S-methyltransferase translates to MEILRYSTIETPFGTVWFAGSPAGLSFLLLRYFNERRVAQELRKTRNRKMIRDDKSLRRVANQLTRYFQGERVPFDFDLDLSTGTKFQQSIWKIARKIPYGTMVSYKKIARDYGNTLCARAVGNALGANPIPIVIPCHRVIRADDSLGGFSSGVKWKERLIALERGQGDIKFGEPR, encoded by the coding sequence ATGGAGATTCTCAGGTATTCAACTATTGAAACCCCGTTTGGAACCGTCTGGTTTGCAGGAAGTCCGGCAGGCTTGAGCTTTCTTCTCCTGAGATACTTCAACGAGCGCCGCGTGGCTCAGGAATTGAGAAAGACTCGGAACAGAAAGATGATTAGGGACGACAAGTCACTTCGCCGCGTCGCAAACCAATTGACGCGATACTTCCAGGGAGAGAGGGTTCCGTTTGATTTCGATCTCGACCTCTCCACTGGAACGAAGTTTCAACAATCAATCTGGAAAATAGCCCGGAAGATCCCTTACGGGACCATGGTCTCTTACAAGAAGATTGCCCGTGACTACGGAAACACGCTTTGTGCGCGGGCGGTGGGTAACGCGCTTGGGGCAAATCCGATTCCGATAGTGATTCCCTGTCACAGGGTCATCAGGGCGGACGACAGCCTCGGGGGCTTCTCCAGCGGCGTGAAGTGGAAAGAGAGACTGATAGCGTTGGAGAGGGGCCAGGGGGACATCAAGTTCGGCGAGCCAAGATGA
- the xerD gene encoding site-specific tyrosine recombinase XerD, which yields MTRKSTPDDSKSIGRTRKASEGNAATDVLDRRHRNPGGRWRASSTTGSKQTEALLESFRQYLLLERRLAGNTVECYAGDLRRFLRAMAAKGKLPAEAKRTHVAEYLSSLTRKGFDPSSVARNLSSVRAFYSYLIGAGLTVTNPTELLERPRLWKRLPQTLSVDEVKELLSQPDCSTPLGLRDKAMLEFMYATGCRVSELLTTTVQGVDLEERQFRCLGKGGKERLVPVGSPACRAIGEYLRTSRPALAKGKGSGFLFLNARGRRLSRMGFWKILRKYCLQARLRITPSPHVLRHSFATHLLEGGADLRVVQELLGHSSISTTQIYTQVDREYLRSVHSRFHPRATVPSHKGG from the coding sequence ATGACACGAAAATCGACTCCCGACGACAGTAAGAGCATTGGGCGCACGCGCAAGGCGAGCGAAGGCAATGCCGCCACGGACGTGCTCGACCGCAGGCACCGCAATCCCGGAGGCCGTTGGCGCGCCTCAAGCACGACCGGCTCGAAACAGACCGAGGCGCTGCTCGAGAGCTTCAGGCAGTATCTTCTGCTCGAGCGCAGGCTGGCTGGCAACACGGTTGAGTGTTACGCGGGAGACCTCCGGAGGTTCTTGCGAGCTATGGCGGCCAAAGGGAAGCTTCCGGCCGAGGCGAAGAGGACACACGTGGCGGAGTATCTTTCTTCACTCACAAGAAAGGGTTTTGACCCTTCCTCCGTGGCGCGCAATCTGTCGTCCGTCCGCGCTTTTTATTCATACCTCATCGGGGCCGGGCTCACCGTGACGAACCCGACCGAGCTTCTGGAACGGCCGAGGCTGTGGAAGAGACTGCCGCAAACCCTGAGTGTGGACGAGGTAAAGGAGCTGCTCTCGCAGCCTGACTGTTCGACCCCGCTCGGCCTCAGGGACAAGGCCATGCTCGAGTTCATGTACGCGACCGGGTGCCGGGTGTCCGAGCTGCTGACGACCACGGTTCAGGGTGTCGACCTGGAGGAACGCCAGTTCAGATGTCTCGGAAAGGGAGGAAAGGAGCGATTGGTACCGGTTGGCTCCCCCGCCTGCAGGGCGATCGGCGAGTATCTGCGGACGAGCAGGCCTGCTTTGGCCAAGGGCAAGGGTTCGGGATTCCTTTTCTTGAACGCGCGGGGACGAAGGCTCTCGCGCATGGGTTTCTGGAAAATCCTCCGCAAGTATTGCCTCCAGGCGAGGCTCCGCATAACGCCGAGCCCGCACGTCCTGAGGCATTCGTTCGCCACCCATCTGCTCGAAGGTGGCGCGGATCTCAGGGTGGTCCAGGAGCTGCTCGGCCATTCGTCCATCTCGACCACTCAGATTTACACCCAGGTGGACCGTGAATACCTGAGGAGCGTTCATTCGCGTTTTCATCCCAGGGCGACCGTTCCGTCGCACAAAGGTGGATGA
- a CDS encoding proline--tRNA ligase, whose amino-acid sequence MRWTRTFIPTLKEEPSDAEIVSHKLMIRAGLMRKLTSGIYSYLPLGIRAIKKVEQIVREEMDRIGALETLLPILHPAELWKESGRWDVYGKELMRPVDRHDREHVLAPTHEEVITDLVRREVRSYKELPITFYQIQTKFRDEIRPRFGVIRAREFIMKDAYSFHRDGQSLRETYMAMHGAYSRIFERCGLKFTAVEADSGAIGGDFTHEFMVLAGEGESEVVSCGCGYSATLDRATTAAVTDAQKTGKPAPLGKVHTPGLKTADGVAKFLGVDTSALVKTLLYQVDGTTVAALIPGDRELNEAKLRNFLRVDTISMSSPEEILKCTGGPLGFSGPIGLKGTRLIADERLKHMENFVVGANEEDYHYTNANLERDFTAIDYADLVVAREGDACVKCAKPVSITRGIEVGQIFELGTKYSKAMHATYLEHDGQERPFLMGCYGLGVTRTVAAVIEQNHDANGIIWPLSVAPYDVEVLPVNVNDEALRKAGDDLYEMLSRRGLQVLLDDRDQRPGFKFKDADLIGLPLRIVIGEKAMAEGKVEIHVRRTGENMRVLLNQVPDTIQTLIAEKKVY is encoded by the coding sequence ATGAGGTGGACACGGACATTCATACCGACTCTCAAGGAAGAGCCTTCCGACGCTGAGATTGTGAGCCACAAGCTGATGATCAGGGCGGGCCTGATGAGGAAGCTCACCAGCGGAATATACTCGTACCTCCCGCTCGGGATCCGGGCGATAAAGAAGGTCGAACAGATCGTCAGGGAAGAGATGGACCGCATCGGCGCCCTGGAGACGCTGCTGCCGATATTGCACCCCGCCGAGCTGTGGAAGGAAAGCGGTAGATGGGACGTCTACGGTAAGGAGCTCATGAGGCCGGTCGACCGTCACGATCGTGAACACGTGCTCGCCCCCACGCACGAAGAAGTTATCACCGATCTCGTACGCAGGGAGGTTCGTTCGTACAAAGAACTGCCCATCACGTTTTACCAAATCCAAACAAAGTTCCGCGACGAGATCAGGCCGCGCTTCGGAGTCATTCGCGCGCGCGAGTTCATAATGAAGGACGCTTACAGTTTTCACAGGGACGGCCAGTCCTTGAGAGAAACATACATGGCCATGCACGGCGCCTATTCGCGGATCTTCGAGAGATGCGGCCTCAAGTTCACGGCGGTTGAAGCCGACTCGGGCGCGATCGGCGGCGATTTCACGCACGAGTTCATGGTCCTCGCGGGAGAAGGGGAGTCGGAGGTGGTCTCGTGCGGATGCGGCTACAGCGCCACCTTGGACAGGGCGACGACCGCTGCCGTGACGGACGCTCAGAAAACCGGTAAGCCTGCGCCTCTCGGAAAAGTCCACACACCGGGGCTCAAGACGGCGGACGGCGTGGCCAAGTTCCTGGGCGTCGATACTTCCGCTCTGGTAAAGACCCTGTTGTACCAGGTGGACGGTACCACCGTTGCGGCCCTCATTCCGGGCGACAGGGAACTCAACGAGGCCAAGCTCAGGAACTTCCTTAGGGTAGACACGATCTCAATGTCGAGCCCCGAGGAAATACTGAAATGCACGGGTGGGCCACTCGGCTTTTCCGGGCCGATCGGCCTCAAGGGAACTAGGCTTATCGCCGACGAGCGACTGAAGCACATGGAGAATTTCGTCGTGGGCGCGAACGAGGAGGACTATCACTACACTAATGCCAACCTCGAGCGCGATTTCACCGCGATCGACTACGCGGACCTGGTCGTGGCGCGGGAAGGCGACGCGTGCGTCAAATGCGCCAAGCCTGTTTCCATCACGCGGGGGATAGAGGTGGGGCAGATTTTCGAGCTCGGGACCAAGTACAGCAAGGCCATGCACGCGACCTATCTGGAGCACGACGGCCAAGAGAGACCGTTCCTGATGGGCTGCTACGGGTTGGGAGTCACGCGCACCGTCGCGGCGGTAATAGAGCAGAACCACGACGCGAACGGAATCATCTGGCCGCTTTCCGTTGCGCCGTACGACGTGGAAGTTCTTCCAGTCAACGTGAACGACGAAGCGCTGCGCAAGGCGGGAGACGACCTCTACGAAATGCTGAGCAGGCGCGGCCTTCAGGTCCTTCTCGACGACAGGGACCAGAGGCCGGGCTTCAAGTTCAAGGACGCCGACCTCATCGGACTACCCTTAAGAATAGTGATCGGGGAGAAGGCCATGGCCGAGGGGAAGGTCGAGATCCACGTAAGGCGGACCGGCGAGAACATGCGCGTCCTGCTCAACCAGGTGCCCGACACCATACAGACACTGATCGCGGAGAAAAAGGTGTACTGA
- the uvrC gene encoding excinuclease ABC subunit UvrC: MAINRTPTRNRLQELRPIPPRPGVYLFKDRKGKILYVGKARQLDSRVKNHFGPTSEDPRHASMMTQVRDVDYIATQSEIEALILEANLIKQHRPKYNINLRDDKRYPFLKVTVAEDFPRIVLTRRLEDDGSRYFGPFTDVKSVRQGIRLLRGAFRLRSCPGDEPGRLKDRECLDHQIKICSAPCTMRIDKEGYRSLVNELLMCLSGQSEDVIHGVKEEMKKASDERDYEKCTRLRDRIGAIESALRRQHVFVLRAYDSDVFGLARHGDLAAVVILKVREGKVLGKEALVLEGVAARSDEEMLSFVMSQYYLNAAVIPKEILLPVSLEGEEAVVKQWLSERAAKEVELRAPKRGEGAALERMAKDNAVLALEESRIASGEKLEKVAPEVGELQEALDLPALPARVEAFDISQMGGRQAVASVVVFHNGQAKRSEYRRMRIKGVVGQDDFHMMEEVVRRRLERLLREKKPLPDFILVDGGKAQISAAVKAIKAVERVGGVELAIAQAGAGQPSARQLGVIGLVKGKEELNFSWREASLQLPLTSKALRLLQRMRDEAHRSAIMYHRKLRTKATIRSELDGIEGIGREKRRALLRHFGSVQSIRAASVEQIRSVDGIGPALAARIVEELRGGATQSNARGVRPGATQTTQELRGGATRKGSSQRSAGDSRSATAPTRR, encoded by the coding sequence GTGGCAATCAATCGAACCCCCACCAGGAACAGGCTGCAGGAGCTGAGACCGATCCCGCCCAGACCCGGTGTGTATCTTTTCAAGGACAGGAAAGGGAAGATACTGTACGTCGGGAAGGCCAGGCAGCTTGATTCCAGGGTCAAGAACCATTTCGGGCCCACTTCGGAAGACCCCCGCCACGCCTCGATGATGACCCAGGTAAGAGACGTGGACTACATCGCGACGCAGTCTGAGATCGAGGCGCTCATCCTCGAAGCCAATCTCATAAAGCAGCACAGGCCCAAGTACAACATCAACCTTAGAGACGACAAGCGTTATCCGTTTCTCAAGGTGACCGTGGCGGAGGACTTTCCGAGAATAGTGCTTACGCGCAGGCTCGAGGACGACGGTTCGCGCTACTTCGGTCCCTTCACGGATGTGAAGTCCGTGAGGCAGGGGATAAGGCTTCTGCGCGGCGCCTTCAGGCTGAGGAGCTGCCCCGGCGACGAGCCCGGAAGGCTCAAAGACCGGGAATGCCTGGACCACCAGATAAAGATTTGCTCCGCGCCTTGCACGATGAGGATAGACAAAGAGGGCTACAGGTCACTCGTGAACGAGCTTCTCATGTGTCTTTCGGGGCAGAGCGAGGACGTTATCCATGGCGTCAAAGAAGAAATGAAGAAGGCCTCCGATGAGAGAGACTACGAGAAATGCACGAGGCTCAGGGATCGCATCGGAGCAATAGAAAGCGCCCTGAGAAGGCAACACGTTTTTGTGCTCAGGGCTTACGACTCCGATGTCTTCGGTCTCGCGAGACACGGAGACCTCGCCGCAGTTGTGATACTCAAGGTGAGAGAGGGGAAGGTGCTCGGGAAGGAGGCGCTGGTCCTCGAAGGCGTGGCGGCGAGGAGCGACGAGGAGATGCTTTCCTTTGTGATGTCGCAGTATTACCTGAACGCGGCTGTGATTCCGAAGGAGATACTCCTGCCCGTTTCTCTCGAGGGCGAGGAGGCCGTGGTCAAGCAATGGCTCTCCGAGAGGGCGGCGAAAGAGGTCGAGCTCAGAGCGCCGAAGAGGGGAGAGGGTGCTGCGCTTGAGAGGATGGCGAAGGACAACGCGGTACTCGCGCTGGAGGAGTCGAGGATAGCGAGCGGCGAGAAGCTGGAGAAGGTGGCGCCGGAGGTCGGCGAGCTTCAGGAAGCGCTTGACCTACCGGCCCTTCCCGCGAGGGTGGAGGCCTTCGACATATCGCAGATGGGAGGCCGGCAGGCCGTCGCTTCGGTGGTCGTGTTCCACAACGGTCAGGCGAAGCGCTCAGAGTACAGGCGCATGAGAATCAAGGGCGTCGTGGGGCAAGACGATTTTCACATGATGGAAGAGGTCGTGAGAAGAAGGCTGGAGCGACTCTTGAGAGAGAAGAAGCCTCTTCCCGATTTCATTCTCGTGGATGGCGGAAAGGCTCAGATAAGCGCGGCGGTCAAGGCGATCAAGGCGGTGGAGCGCGTCGGCGGCGTAGAGCTTGCGATAGCACAGGCCGGCGCGGGGCAGCCTAGCGCGCGGCAGCTTGGTGTGATCGGGCTGGTCAAGGGTAAAGAGGAGCTCAATTTCTCGTGGCGCGAAGCGAGCCTGCAGCTTCCGCTCACGTCGAAGGCGCTTCGGCTTCTTCAGAGGATGAGGGACGAGGCGCACAGATCGGCGATCATGTACCACAGAAAGCTACGCACAAAGGCGACCATTCGGTCGGAGCTGGATGGAATAGAAGGAATAGGCAGGGAGAAGAGAAGGGCGCTGCTCAGGCATTTCGGCTCGGTGCAGAGCATAAGGGCCGCGTCGGTAGAGCAGATTCGTAGTGTCGACGGCATAGGACCGGCTCTGGCCGCGAGAATTGTCGAAGAGCTTCGCGGGGGCGCCACGCAGAGCAACGCACGCGGAGTGCGTCCCGGAGCAACGCAGACCACTCAAGAGCTTCGCGGAGGCGCGACCCGCAAAGGAAGCTCCCAGCGCTCGGCCGGAGACAGCCGGAGTGCGACCGCCCCGACCCGCAGGTGA
- a CDS encoding SNF2-related protein, with protein MSSQEFAVGNRVVHRLFGEGLIVEVRKGVLHDVLEVVFACGVKRIVSTYPLVETKGAAARPDGAAAGTPDAQQASTEEKSATLGEALAVVAAKEWGGAELLEWDEGCTEVLKAYTEGRRDSPQDFSLRMEAEHFALDKGFTQLVAFQYVREVDRHAHQVSACLKVLRELGGRVLLADEVGLGKTVEAGLVLKEYLLRGLVKRALILVPVSLLTQWREELWNKFMLRTTVATGPDDWGKGALVIASIDSAKGLRNRESVCGQVFDLLIVDEAHRLRNHKTVAWKFVHSLDVKYLLLLTATPVQNDLRELFNLVTLLRPGTLGTYRSFRRQFMVRGDKRLAKNTHSLSRLLSEVMVRTSRSQAEVPFTKRIVQNISFQLSEEERRLYDAVSDLVREMLGPEETNIERQWYFTLLVLQKEIGSSSFAALRTLERICSNPVYKAARDRFIVLYDIARSIQHNAKCEGLLRLLEQKKERVIVFTQFRSTLEYLRKVLESTGTSVSVFHGSLPAAEKDEAINSFRRSTQVLLSTEAGGEGRNLQFCRKVVNYDLPWNPMRVEQRIGRVHRLGQKHDIQIFNFTTEDTVESYVLEILHKKISMFELVVGEMDLILGNMDDKRSFEEMVFHIWATSRDSEEVKRRFSSFGARLLYAKNRYEKVKDLDSKIFDVESGRNTK; from the coding sequence TTGAGCAGCCAGGAATTTGCGGTCGGAAATAGAGTAGTACACAGGCTCTTCGGCGAGGGCCTCATCGTCGAGGTGCGTAAGGGAGTGCTCCACGACGTCCTCGAGGTCGTGTTTGCCTGCGGAGTCAAGCGAATAGTCTCCACGTATCCGCTCGTGGAGACGAAGGGAGCCGCCGCAAGACCTGATGGCGCCGCCGCCGGAACGCCCGACGCGCAGCAGGCTTCCACCGAGGAGAAATCCGCAACGCTGGGCGAGGCTTTGGCCGTCGTTGCCGCGAAGGAATGGGGAGGGGCGGAGTTGCTCGAGTGGGACGAGGGTTGCACGGAGGTACTCAAGGCCTACACCGAGGGGAGGCGTGATTCTCCTCAAGACTTCTCTCTCCGCATGGAGGCCGAACACTTCGCACTGGACAAGGGATTCACCCAGCTCGTGGCTTTCCAATACGTGAGGGAAGTGGACCGGCATGCCCATCAAGTCTCGGCGTGTCTCAAGGTCTTGAGGGAACTGGGTGGAAGAGTGCTGCTCGCCGACGAAGTCGGCCTTGGCAAGACCGTCGAGGCGGGCCTCGTTCTCAAGGAATATCTGCTGAGGGGGCTCGTGAAGAGGGCTCTCATCCTGGTTCCCGTTTCGCTTCTCACCCAATGGAGGGAGGAGCTGTGGAACAAGTTCATGCTCAGGACAACCGTGGCGACGGGGCCGGACGACTGGGGCAAGGGAGCGCTGGTCATAGCTTCCATCGACAGCGCAAAGGGCTTAAGGAACAGAGAGAGTGTGTGCGGGCAGGTTTTCGACCTCCTGATCGTGGACGAAGCTCACAGGTTGCGCAATCACAAGACCGTGGCCTGGAAGTTCGTGCACAGTCTGGACGTCAAGTACCTGCTGCTCCTCACGGCCACGCCCGTGCAGAACGACCTGAGAGAGCTTTTCAATCTCGTCACCCTGTTGCGGCCCGGCACGCTGGGCACGTACCGCTCGTTTCGCAGACAGTTCATGGTGAGGGGCGACAAGAGACTGGCTAAGAACACGCACAGCCTGAGCAGGCTTCTTTCGGAAGTCATGGTTCGCACGTCGAGAAGCCAGGCCGAAGTGCCGTTCACAAAACGCATCGTCCAGAATATCTCCTTTCAACTGTCCGAGGAAGAAAGGCGTCTCTACGACGCCGTCTCAGACCTCGTGAGGGAAATGCTCGGACCCGAAGAAACCAACATTGAGAGACAGTGGTACTTCACGCTTCTCGTGCTGCAGAAGGAAATAGGCAGCAGCAGCTTTGCCGCCCTACGCACGCTCGAGCGGATTTGCTCGAACCCGGTCTACAAGGCGGCCAGAGACAGGTTTATCGTCCTCTACGATATAGCCCGCTCCATCCAGCACAACGCCAAGTGTGAAGGCCTGCTCAGGCTTCTGGAACAGAAGAAGGAGCGGGTCATCGTTTTCACGCAGTTCAGGAGCACGCTCGAGTACTTGAGGAAGGTCCTCGAGAGCACGGGGACCTCCGTGTCTGTTTTTCACGGGAGCCTGCCGGCGGCCGAGAAGGACGAGGCTATAAATAGTTTCAGGCGCTCGACTCAAGTGCTCTTGAGCACCGAGGCAGGCGGCGAGGGCAGAAATCTCCAGTTCTGCAGAAAGGTGGTCAACTACGACCTGCCGTGGAATCCCATGCGCGTGGAACAACGAATCGGGAGAGTACATCGGCTCGGTCAGAAGCACGACATTCAAATCTTCAACTTCACGACGGAAGACACCGTCGAGTCCTACGTGCTCGAGATACTGCACAAAAAGATAAGCATGTTCGAGCTCGTCGTCGGCGAAATGGACCTGATTCTTGGAAATATGGACGACAAGCGTTCCTTCGAGGAGATGGTCTTTCACATATGGGCAACGTCGAGAGACAGTGAGGAGGTAAAGCGCCGTTTCTCTTCCTTCGGCGCAAGACTGCTCTACGCAAAGAACAGATACGAGAAGGTCAAGGATCTTGACAGCAAGATCTTCGACGTCGAGTCCGGGAGAAACACGAAATGA
- a CDS encoding MBL fold metallo-hydrolase, with amino-acid sequence MKEILLKKIVVGNFETNCYVVGCAITREGLVVDPGADADAILQAIEDMNLKIVAIVNTHGHADHIAANQDIKSATGAELLIHERDSRMLEDAVMNLSAMFSSPVLSPPADRFLKEGDAVKVGSILLDVIHTPGHTEGGISLAGQGFVFSGDTLFAGSVGRTDFPGGSFNLLVESIRVKLMCLPPTTTVFSGHGSNTTIGDERKNNPFL; translated from the coding sequence ATGAAAGAAATACTTCTAAAGAAGATAGTCGTCGGAAATTTCGAGACGAACTGCTACGTGGTGGGCTGCGCAATCACGAGGGAGGGACTCGTCGTGGACCCGGGCGCGGACGCCGACGCAATCCTCCAGGCGATAGAGGACATGAATCTGAAGATTGTGGCGATTGTGAACACTCACGGACACGCCGACCACATCGCGGCGAATCAGGACATCAAGTCTGCCACTGGAGCCGAGCTTCTCATCCACGAGCGCGACTCTCGCATGCTCGAGGACGCCGTGATGAATCTCTCGGCAATGTTCTCGTCTCCCGTTCTATCTCCGCCGGCGGATAGATTTCTGAAGGAGGGGGACGCGGTGAAGGTGGGAAGCATATTGCTGGACGTCATCCACACTCCGGGGCACACGGAAGGCGGGATCAGTCTCGCGGGTCAGGGGTTTGTTTTCTCAGGCGACACGCTGTTTGCAGGGTCCGTCGGCAGAACCGACTTTCCGGGAGGATCGTTTAATCTTCTCGTTGAATCCATCAGGGTCAAGCTCATGTGTCTGCCGCCGACCACAACCGTCTTTTCTGGCCACGGTTCAAACACAACTATTGGTGATGAGAGGAAGAATAACCCATTTCTATGA
- a CDS encoding type II toxin-antitoxin system HicA family toxin, which translates to MKICHVIRLIEDDGWYLVVTRGSHRQYKHTTKAGRVTIAGHLNDDLAPGTLNSVLKQAHLQKPRKGKM; encoded by the coding sequence ATGAAGATTTGTCACGTCATCAGACTCATAGAAGACGACGGTTGGTATTTGGTTGTGACCAGAGGAAGTCATCGGCAGTACAAGCACACTACGAAGGCTGGTCGTGTCACGATTGCGGGTCACCTGAATGACGATCTGGCCCCCGGTACACTGAACAGCGTCTTGAAGCAAGCGCATCTACAGAAGCCTAGGAAGGGGAAGATGTGA
- a CDS encoding HigA family addiction module antitoxin: MLTKSKSRTTTRRRVSSQEMVGRRLPRHRPPTHPGEMLLEEFLKPLGITQSEFAVRLGVSFPRLNEIIRCKRGVTPDTALRLARVLGMSADFWLGLQLDWDLWRAMRAKKTDDIARLQPFSRKAS, from the coding sequence ATGCTTACGAAGTCGAAATCACGGACTACCACTAGACGCAGGGTCTCCTCGCAGGAGATGGTTGGTCGTCGACTGCCACGGCATCGGCCTCCGACCCATCCGGGCGAGATGCTGCTGGAAGAATTCTTGAAGCCGCTGGGTATCACTCAATCTGAATTTGCAGTCCGTTTAGGAGTGTCATTCCCGCGCCTCAATGAAATCATCCGCTGTAAGCGTGGTGTCACCCCCGATACGGCCCTTCGTCTGGCCCGGGTACTAGGCATGTCAGCTGACTTTTGGCTTGGCCTCCAACTGGACTGGGATCTGTGGCGGGCCATGAGGGCGAAGAAGACAGATGACATAGCACGGTTGCAGCCGTTCAGCCGAAAGGCTTCATAG
- a CDS encoding type II toxin-antitoxin system HicB family antitoxin, with translation MYRFLIVIEKANGNFSAYSPDLPGCVATGKTREQVTRNMYEAIEMHVRGLVEDKLPVPKSHSFAEYVAVPPTRGAFQSGKAGLDQ, from the coding sequence ATGTATCGTTTCTTGATTGTCATCGAGAAGGCCAACGGCAACTTTTCGGCATATTCACCTGATTTGCCTGGGTGTGTGGCAACCGGCAAGACGCGCGAGCAAGTTACCCGTAACATGTACGAGGCGATTGAAATGCACGTGCGCGGCCTGGTCGAAGATAAGCTTCCTGTGCCGAAGTCACACTCGTTTGCTGAATACGTTGCCGTTCCGCCAACCCGAGGAGCGTTTCAGTCTGGCAAGGCGGGGCTTGACCAGTAG
- a CDS encoding ribbon-helix-helix domain-containing protein, which translates to MTTPVSVRLPADLAKKLDGVAKETERPRSYIVQKALESYLEDYADLQIALDRLHDRTDPVVSGKELRKSVGL; encoded by the coding sequence ATGACTACACCCGTTTCCGTGAGACTACCGGCTGACCTGGCCAAGAAACTAGATGGGGTCGCCAAAGAGACTGAGAGGCCCAGGTCTTACATTGTGCAAAAGGCACTTGAGTCTTATCTTGAGGATTACGCCGACCTGCAGATAGCGCTCGATCGGCTGCACGACAGGACCGATCCGGTGGTTTCCGGTAAGGAATTAAGGAAATCCGTTGGCCTATAG
- a CDS encoding type II toxin-antitoxin system RelE/ParE family toxin, whose amino-acid sequence MIRSFCNRGTEDVFDGADTPAARQTCPQGSWSVARRKLDQVNRVRELQHLAVPSGNRLERLKGKRGGQFSIRMNSQYRLCFRWENGNAYEVEITDYH is encoded by the coding sequence ATGATACGTTCGTTTTGCAATCGGGGAACAGAGGATGTTTTTGATGGGGCCGACACGCCCGCCGCGCGACAAACGTGTCCACAAGGATCCTGGTCTGTCGCGCGGAGGAAACTTGACCAAGTCAACCGTGTAAGAGAATTGCAGCATCTGGCTGTTCCTTCAGGAAACCGTCTTGAACGTCTGAAAGGGAAGCGAGGCGGACAGTTCAGTATTCGCATGAACAGTCAGTACAGGTTATGTTTTCGATGGGAGAATGGAAATGCTTACGAAGTCGAAATCACGGACTACCACTAG
- the rpsT gene encoding 30S ribosomal protein S20 produces the protein MPVHASPRKRMRQDKKKSLHNKAIKTEIKSAVKKVRQSTNAAEGATAFKRCASLMDRAAKKSILHKSTVNRTKSRLAKAVGKLSAGTT, from the coding sequence ATGCCAGTTCACGCATCACCACGGAAAAGGATGAGACAGGACAAGAAGAAGTCTCTCCACAACAAGGCCATCAAGACAGAGATCAAGAGTGCGGTCAAGAAGGTGAGGCAAAGCACGAATGCGGCGGAGGGCGCCACGGCGTTCAAGAGATGCGCTTCTCTGATGGATAGGGCCGCGAAGAAATCAATACTTCACAAGTCCACTGTCAATAGGACGAAATCGAGACTCGCGAAGGCTGTAGGTAAGCTGTCGGCCGGCACTACGTAG
- a CDS encoding type II toxin-antitoxin system RelE/ParE family toxin: protein MAYSIVFKKSVSRDLAKLRKEEARRILRQLEKDLSDDPGSYPVLKGKFAGLRKYRVGSYRVIYTILGRDVLVLRVGHRGEVYKQRNTRTLTRPRT, encoded by the coding sequence TTGGCCTATAGCATTGTCTTCAAGAAGTCTGTTTCCCGAGACCTGGCCAAGCTGCGCAAGGAAGAGGCCCGCCGTATCCTGAGGCAACTCGAGAAGGATCTGTCCGACGATCCAGGTTCCTACCCCGTCTTGAAGGGCAAGTTTGCTGGACTCAGAAAATATCGCGTGGGGAGCTACCGCGTTATTTACACGATTCTCGGGCGAGACGTACTTGTTCTTCGTGTAGGACACAGAGGTGAAGTCTACAAGCAACGCAACACAAGAACCCTCACCCGGCCACGCACCTGA